In the genome of Methanobrevibacter ruminantium, the window AAATAAAAATTTAACCTAAACAATGTTTATGAAAAATATAAAAAAATGATAATATTTTCAAAAGAATCTTAAAATATTTAAAATATTATGATTTTTACCTAAAATAGGACATTAAAAATTGAAAAAAAATTCTAAACAGATCCTATGAGCATTTACCAATTTAAAAAAAAAAAATCATGAAAAAAAGAATATTGTTCAATATTATTTTCAAATAAATTGCATGATGTTATTGATAAATATATTTTTTAATAAAAATAAACATAATTGATTATTGTTCAATTATTTTATTAAATATAAATAAAAAAATAAAAAATGTTCAATAAAAATACTTATATACTACTAATAGATATTTTTTATCAGGAACTCCTCTCTGTGTATTAGCAGGCATAGTTTTTGGTTTTGTTGAAAACCTACAGATATAATATAGGAAAGCGCTCAATCAAAAATGTTCAAAATTTCATCCATTTCTTGGTTTTCAACAAACCAAAAATTAAGGGAAAAGTCATATTCATGAAAATCATTGAATGGAGGGAAACAATATGGTAGAAAAAAAAGCCTACATCAGAAAATTGGCCAGTGATTACTGGAGATTATATCGTAGGAGATCCTGAAAGTCCTGTAGCAGTGGCAACATTAGCTTCCCATATCGAAGAAATCCCATCAGCAGCAGGAGCTGCTATTGCAGGTCCTTGCAAAACTGAAAATCTAGGAATTGAAAAAGTAGTGGCTAATATAATTTCAAACCCAAACATCAGGTTCCTGATGTTGTGTGGTGCTGAAGTGCAGGGACATATTACGGGTCAAAGCATACAGGCACTTTATGAAAATGGCTGTGATGAAGAAAAAAAGAGAATTATTGGCGCTACTGGTGCAATCCCCTATGTGGAGAATTTACCAATGGATGCCATAGAAAGATTCCAAAACCAGGTTGAAATAATTGATTTGATAGATAATGAAGACAGTTCAGCAATTTCAACTGGCGTAAAAGAACTAATAGAAAAAGACCCTGGTGCATTGGAAGAAGAACCTATAATTTTCAAGATTGATGAGAAAAAAATTGATTTGAAAATTAAGGAGACAAACAAAATCCCCTCAATACCAAAATATAAAATAAAAATAGAAGCAGAATAATGCTTTTATTTTTATTTTTATTTTTTCTTTTTTAAAAAATGTTTATTTAATAATATTTTATCTTTTTTTACTTTTTTTAAAAAATGTTTATTTAATAATATTTTATCTTTTTTATCTTTTTTTAAAACAGCAACTGTAAAGTTAAACTAAATTTTCTCTAAAAAGAACTTAAACTTATTATGATCCATTATCTCAACCATATCAAATAATCCAAGATCTCTCAATCTTTCAAATGGCTTTCTTAAGATAAACCTATATGAACCAACCCTGTCTGCAGTCGGATTTCTCTTATCACAAACCGCTACAACAATATAAACCTTCTTAATGCTAGACAAGAACTCATTTAAATCCAACTTATCCTCATCAGAAATACTATTCTTATTGCAATAATCCTTATAGACATTAGGCAATGCCAAGTCAAGGGTTTCAAATGGCTTCAGCCTTAGCTTAAATGCAAGTTCATCACCATAACTGTTATAAACCCATTGCAATCTTTCATAATACTTGTCATAACATTCTGAATCCTTATTCATATTATATAAAATATCATGAAGCTCTGACCTTTTGCTATTCCTATCTATTTTAACTCCCTTGTACTCTATGAAATATAGAACTTTTCTCTTTTTATCCAAATACAAGCCGTCACAGGTAGATGGTAGGTTACAAATATCTATAATTTCAGTATCCCTACAAATATCGTCAAAGGAATACATCATGAAATCACTACTTACAAGAGGTTCCTTGCTTTTGCTTACACATTCCTTGTGCTTAATTGAAGGACAATCCTTATCGTGAATCGGACATGGCATTGATATCTCACTTACAGTCTGATAATACTTATCATAAAAAGACAAGAACTTATCAAACTTTTCTATATCATCCATTTCAATCACCATCTAGTTTCTTGAACATCAAGTCCATCTTGATCTTATCAAGGATATCATAAGGTTGTCCAAGGTTTCTATATATTGCTTCAAGATTATTAGAATCAACAGATACAATGTCATACTGATACCCTTCTGCCTTTTGGGTCAAGTAGAAGAAGCTCTCATCAAGCAAGCCATAGTATTGGGAATAGAGTTCAATAGCTTCAATGAAGAAAGGACTATGAGAAGCGATATAAATGCTTAAGTCAAGCTCTTTTACAAGCAAGACAAGAATCTTTGCAAACTTGATCTGCCATTCAGGGTGAAGATTGACCTCTGGCTCATCCATGATCAGGAATGAATTAGGTTCAAGTTCATTGTTGTTTAGGAGTGTTTGGATAATAGCCACTTGCTTTACACCTGAAGAAGTGTTTTTCATATGGGTCTTGAATCCATTTTCTCTCACAAAGAACAATTCACCGTTTTCCTTTTTAATCTCTCCACCTAGAATTTCCTTTATGAGCTTTTCAACTTCCCAATCTTTATTATTTTTATCTTCAGTTATTTCCAAAGCAGCTTCCAAGCTTTTAACATGCTCTAAAAAGTAGGTTCCTCCACTTTTATTGTCAAATAGTGAGAAAGAGTCAAAGTAAAATACTTTAGTTATATCCAAATCTCCTTTCTTGCTAAACTCAAAATTCTTAAAATCAAAAGTGCATGAAAAGTCAATAGAATAAATGCCAGCATTATCATTGTAATCCTGAGGACCAGTTATATCAAATTCGCTATCAAGCAATTCATTTATTGTAGAGTCATTTTCTGAAGAAATAGCTCTTAAAAAGCAGTATAATAAATTGCTTGTGGTGGATTTTCCAGTACAGTTCTTACCACCCATGACATTGATTCTCCCTATCTCCATATCCGCATGATTGATTGAACCTACATTATTGATTTTAAATTTGAAATTAGACATGTTATCCCCTATTATTTTTAATAATAGTATGTTTTTTAAAAATTTAAATTTATTGAAATTTTTTTATAAAATCATTATAATTTTTCAACCTAATTATAATTTAATAACAAAATAAAAATCATATTAAAGTTAAAATAAAAAATTAACGACATATAACTATTTATAACCAAAATAAAGAACATATAAACCTTTAAATAATTAAAAAATCAATATAAGAAAATATAGTTAAGTGGCTTTAACAATGAAATTTAAATTAAAAATAGTTTAAAAAGAGTTGAAGCGAAGATACTTGCTAGGGAGGTGATTATATGGGGGAATTAATTGATATTGCCCTTGCATTATATTATTTTGTTTGCACTATTTTAATAGTGCAGACGATAATTAAAGCAAGAAAGAAGTAGGGAAACCCCTACTTCGCTAATATCAATTATATTTTTCCCACTATATAAGATTAACTAAAATAAATTAATAAAAAAGAAAAAGAACCATAAATAGTTAATTATTTATAAAAATAACACTTCTTTTTCTTTTTTTATTTTGCTCTAATTCAAAACCTTTATATACTACTAATACATAAACTTGTTAAATCAATTTTTATACGGTGATATTTATGTCAAGCAAACTTGACAGATTAATAGCATCCTACAACTCTGTGGAATGTGAATTCAATATAGACAAATCCATAGAAGTCTGTAAGGAAATACTGAAAATCAATCCGAATCTAATCGAATTCCAGGAAAACCTGGCTTGCGATTATTACAATAAGAAGGAATATGAAAAATCAATCGAACTATTTAACAAATGTATAGAGAACGGGGAAGCAAGAGACGATTCATACATGATGATCGGCCTTGCATATGTGAAACTAAGCCATCCAGAAAAAGCTTTGGAAATCATTAAAGAGACCAAAGATAAGGAAAACTACTTATTAAATCATTTTATTTTATTCAAGGAGCTTGAAGAATACGATAAGGCAATCGAATACGGGGACAAGCTGCTTGAATTGAATCCTGAAAACACATTGGCTCTGCATCATATGTCTGACATTTATGAAGAGCTTGATGATGATGAACGCTCCATGTTTTACTTCAATGAAATGACCAATGTGATTCCTGAAATAAAGTCTTTATTGCTTATACGACTATATTCTCTTGGGAAATATGATGAAGTAATAGAGTCCTTTGAAGAGTTAAGGGAAAATGGAGCATTTGAAAAGGATCTTGAATCTGCTCATTTCAATTATATAATTGGAATGTCATACCATGAACTAAACAGGCATTTTGATTCATTGAAATACCTCATCAACTCTGACAGGCTATATTCTACAGCTGAAAAGAAGGCTTCAATAGCTAAAAACTACATTGAAAATCTAAATTTCGACCTTGCTCATAAATATCTGAATGAGGCATTGAAAATCGATGAAATGGATAAAACATCTCTCTTTTTGATTACTGAAACTTCCTATTATTTAGGAAACTATTATGAAGCAATAGAATATGCAAACAAGCTATTGAATAATTATCAATGCGATAAGGCATTCCATGTCCTCGGGGCAATCTATTTCGATTTGGGAGACACTCACAATGCATTTGAATCCCTTAAGGTGGGAACACATGTGATGCTTGAGAATTGGGATTATAATCAAGGGCCATACAGCGAGTACATTATGGAAATTGCAAGCAGATTATCTAAGGCAGGATATGCAGAAAGAGCTGAAAACATCTACAATAAGCTTCAATCAAAACATCCGGACTATTATACAATATACCTGGAACGTGCTAAGCATTACAAAAGAGTTGGAAAAAAAGAACTTGCTGAAAAGGACTTTGAAAAATACAATGAATACATGATGGAAGAAGAAAGAGAATGGAGAGAATTCCTAAAAGAGATAGGGGAAGATGAAGATAAGGAATGAAAATCCTAAATCCCATTCATCTTTACTTTCAAATTGAATAAAAATACTAAATCTCATTCATCTTTACTTTCAAATCAAACTTGGCGAATCTGGTCTCCTTGAGGAACTTGCCCATATCCTTATCCAACTTGCGGGCAAGGTTTTCAACAAGCTCTTCAAATTGATCGAAATCCTCCTTGTCCAATGATTCAAGTCCATGAGCCAAGATTGAATTGTTTCTTTTAATGGTTATATTGTTGATGCTATGCCTATTTTCTGCAAAGTACTTTCCCAAATCATCATCCAATTCTGCCAATAGCTCATAATCCTTAATCAATCCTATTTTTATTTTGCCTTCATCCCTTGTTTTTTCAAGTGAATCAATGAATTCAGGACTTACATTTTTCTCTAAAAGTATATTAACATCAATATCTGAACTTGTTAATCCATAAGCGGCAAGCCTAATTTGTGCAATCAATTCAAATGCCCTATATAATCGAGCGATGGCATCATCATACTTATATTCATCAGCCCTTCTTATTGAATTATTTATCAAACTTGCAAGGATATAGCAGTTCTTGAGATTCTCGTGTTGAGACCTTACTATAGTGCCTAAAGCCTTAAGGTTTATCTTGATATCATCCTTGATTTCCTTAAGCTCTAAGAGATTCAAGTCCACTTTAGTTAGAAAATCATAAGCGACATCAAAGTCCATATTGTCCCATGCATAATATGCATTGGAAAGATTCATAAGATCCTCTGTGTGAATGCTTTCATCAACTATTTTTTCCAATATTTCACTTGCAGTGTAAAATCTGTTTGCATTGAAGTAATTCCTGACTCTCATGAGTGAAAACTTGTCATATACCTTATAGAGGTTTTGATACTTTATTGTTTCTGTACCGAGGGATACTGTTCCATTCTTCCTGTCTCCAGTAACGCTGATAAGGTCCACTGAATAGAACATTCCACAGCAAGCCATTGCAGCAGACATTGTTTTGGTTCCGGAAGTGTAATCTATGATTATTTCATGCTTGTCTTCGGATAAGATGTTGAATTTCCATACCATTCTTTCAAATGTTTCAAAGCAGTCATTGAAACTGTCTATATCATTTAAAATAGCAATTTCATAGTCTTCACCTTCAATGAATACATCATCA includes:
- a CDS encoding AAA family ATPase, with amino-acid sequence MSNFKFKINNVGSINHADMEIGRINVMGGKNCTGKSTTSNLLYCFLRAISSENDSTINELLDSEFDITGPQDYNDNAGIYSIDFSCTFDFKNFEFSKKGDLDITKVFYFDSFSLFDNKSGGTYFLEHVKSLEAALEITEDKNNKDWEVEKLIKEILGGEIKKENGELFFVRENGFKTHMKNTSSGVKQVAIIQTLLNNNELEPNSFLIMDEPEVNLHPEWQIKFAKILVLLVKELDLSIYIASHSPFFIEAIELYSQYYGLLDESFFYLTQKAEGYQYDIVSVDSNNLEAIYRNLGQPYDILDKIKMDLMFKKLDGD
- a CDS encoding tetratricopeptide repeat protein, which translates into the protein MSSKLDRLIASYNSVECEFNIDKSIEVCKEILKINPNLIEFQENLACDYYNKKEYEKSIELFNKCIENGEARDDSYMMIGLAYVKLSHPEKALEIIKETKDKENYLLNHFILFKELEEYDKAIEYGDKLLELNPENTLALHHMSDIYEELDDDERSMFYFNEMTNVIPEIKSLLLIRLYSLGKYDEVIESFEELRENGAFEKDLESAHFNYIIGMSYHELNRHFDSLKYLINSDRLYSTAEKKASIAKNYIENLNFDLAHKYLNEALKIDEMDKTSLFLITETSYYLGNYYEAIEYANKLLNNYQCDKAFHVLGAIYFDLGDTHNAFESLKVGTHVMLENWDYNQGPYSEYIMEIASRLSKAGYAERAENIYNKLQSKHPDYYTIYLERAKHYKRVGKKELAEKDFEKYNEYMMEEEREWREFLKEIGEDEDKE
- a CDS encoding TIGR02710 family CRISPR-associated CARF protein encodes the protein MRRKIKTLFMTVGTGINPNSDEESYQRLAKVLYNSINKISPDYIVFFASEISMNTIDYVKELFEADDDVFIEGEDYEIAILNDIDSFNDCFETFERMVWKFNILSEDKHEIIIDYTSGTKTMSAAMACCGMFYSVDLISVTGDRKNGTVSLGTETIKYQNLYKVYDKFSLMRVRNYFNANRFYTASEILEKIVDESIHTEDLMNLSNAYYAWDNMDFDVAYDFLTKVDLNLLELKEIKDDIKINLKALGTIVRSQHENLKNCYILASLINNSIRRADEYKYDDAIARLYRAFELIAQIRLAAYGLTSSDIDVNILLEKNVSPEFIDSLEKTRDEGKIKIGLIKDYELLAELDDDLGKYFAENRHSINNITIKRNNSILAHGLESLDKEDFDQFEELVENLARKLDKDMGKFLKETRFAKFDLKVKMNEI